In a genomic window of Pedobacter sp. KBS0701:
- a CDS encoding ABC transporter permease, with translation MFKLNLKIAWRNLWKNKGYTFINILGLSIGMASCILIFIFIRFQLSFDEGYKNADRIYRVVTDWRYNAFDDFSAGVPIPFTAAARNEIAGVEKIGAIAKLDDIIHIKDNTGREILKSQENVYFAEPDFFDVIHINWKYGKPAEALKAPNNVALSEAMAVKYFGSIQNAIGKSITMGTKTQLSVTGVFQDMPQNSSFPLKIVIAYQNLYNYYGNRDCWDCINSSLSSYVLLKEGLNKSDLDWAMAKFNKKYYADKKIEGNQVNRLQPLKEIHFDQRYDNFANATIARSQIFGLVIIGLFLICTACINFINLNTAQAVNRSKEVGVRKVMGGKRRQLIVQFLTETIVLVLIALLIACIISELAIPAMQNLFKNQISFSLFGHPVIFVFMILLVVFVGFMAGFYPAMVISGFNPALAIKNKVTLNNNGLSLRKILVVVQFAITVILIIGTIVIVNQMDYLQQKPLGFNSSTVVMVGMPGDQVSKEKRSVFKERILKIPGVQLLSYCQSPPLSQDINSTNFTFNGVKNKDFEVRTCKVDENYFKLFDLKIIAGKVFMKSDTANGYVVNETFLKKVGITKPENALGKMINATGINIPIVGVVKDYNDKSLKEKISGLAISADKNQYWQAAIKLEGKQLVSSMNQVETLWNSTFPNNIYHADFVDDRIKGYYESEHIMGVLFKVFASVIIFISFIGLFGLISFVAMQRTREVAIRKVLGASTLQLVKMLNGSFLLMVFIANVVAWPLAYVFVNKWLSGFAYRIDISIWPFALAMVISMAITLITVSFRSYKAANANTIDALKYE, from the coding sequence ATGTTCAAACTTAACCTCAAAATCGCCTGGCGAAACCTCTGGAAAAACAAAGGTTATACTTTTATTAATATTCTTGGACTGTCAATCGGGATGGCAAGCTGTATTTTGATCTTTATTTTTATCCGTTTTCAGCTCAGTTTTGATGAAGGTTATAAAAATGCAGATCGGATTTATAGGGTAGTTACGGATTGGAGGTACAATGCTTTCGATGATTTTTCTGCAGGAGTACCCATACCTTTTACAGCAGCAGCCAGAAATGAGATCGCTGGAGTAGAAAAGATAGGTGCAATTGCCAAATTAGATGATATTATACATATTAAGGATAATACAGGCAGGGAAATTTTAAAAAGTCAGGAAAACGTGTATTTTGCTGAACCCGATTTTTTTGATGTAATTCATATCAACTGGAAGTACGGCAAACCGGCAGAAGCTTTAAAAGCCCCTAATAACGTTGCCCTATCCGAGGCGATGGCCGTTAAGTATTTTGGCAGCATACAAAATGCCATTGGTAAAAGTATTACCATGGGTACCAAAACACAGCTAAGCGTTACTGGGGTATTTCAGGATATGCCGCAGAACAGCAGCTTTCCTTTAAAAATAGTGATCGCTTACCAAAATTTATACAATTATTACGGTAACCGCGACTGTTGGGATTGTATCAATTCGAGTTTAAGTAGTTATGTGTTGCTTAAAGAAGGACTGAACAAATCTGACTTAGATTGGGCTATGGCCAAATTCAATAAGAAATATTATGCAGACAAAAAGATTGAAGGGAACCAGGTAAACAGGCTTCAGCCGTTAAAAGAGATTCATTTTGATCAACGTTACGATAATTTTGCAAATGCAACAATTGCCAGGAGCCAGATTTTCGGCCTTGTTATTATCGGATTGTTTTTGATCTGTACTGCATGTATCAACTTTATCAATTTAAATACGGCACAGGCTGTTAACAGGTCAAAAGAAGTTGGCGTGCGTAAAGTAATGGGGGGCAAGCGCAGGCAACTTATTGTACAGTTTTTAACCGAAACCATTGTACTGGTCTTAATTGCACTTTTAATTGCCTGTATCATCAGTGAGTTGGCTATACCCGCTATGCAGAACCTATTTAAAAATCAGATCAGCTTTAGTTTGTTCGGGCACCCGGTTATTTTTGTGTTTATGATTTTACTGGTTGTATTTGTTGGCTTTATGGCCGGCTTTTATCCGGCTATGGTCATATCAGGTTTTAATCCGGCGTTGGCTATAAAAAATAAAGTTACCCTTAACAACAACGGTTTAAGCCTGCGTAAAATTTTGGTGGTGGTGCAGTTTGCAATTACTGTTATACTCATTATCGGTACCATTGTAATTGTAAATCAAATGGACTACCTGCAGCAGAAACCGTTGGGTTTTAATTCATCCACAGTGGTAATGGTGGGGATGCCAGGAGATCAGGTGAGTAAGGAGAAACGGAGTGTTTTTAAAGAAAGGATTTTAAAAATACCTGGTGTACAATTGTTGAGCTATTGCCAGTCGCCCCCCTTATCCCAGGATATAAATTCGACCAATTTTACTTTTAATGGAGTTAAAAATAAAGATTTCGAGGTAAGGACCTGTAAGGTCGATGAAAATTATTTTAAACTTTTCGATTTAAAGATTATTGCCGGCAAAGTTTTTATGAAGAGCGATACGGCCAATGGTTATGTGGTTAACGAAACATTTTTGAAAAAAGTAGGCATAACAAAGCCCGAAAATGCCCTTGGTAAAATGATCAATGCCACGGGTATTAATATCCCGATTGTAGGAGTGGTAAAGGACTACAATGATAAATCATTAAAAGAGAAAATATCCGGTCTGGCTATTTCTGCCGATAAAAATCAATATTGGCAAGCTGCAATAAAGTTAGAGGGCAAACAGCTCGTATCTTCCATGAACCAGGTAGAAACCTTATGGAACAGTACATTCCCGAATAATATTTATCATGCAGATTTTGTTGATGACCGGATAAAGGGCTATTATGAAAGTGAACACATCATGGGGGTATTATTTAAGGTGTTTGCCAGCGTAATTATTTTCATCTCGTTTATAGGTTTGTTCGGCCTGATTTCATTTGTGGCCATGCAACGCACCAGGGAAGTAGCCATCCGGAAAGTTTTGGGTGCATCTACCTTACAGCTGGTTAAAATGCTGAACGGCTCGTTTTTATTGATGGTGTTTATTGCAAATGTAGTGGCATGGCCATTAGCCTATGTTTTTGTGAATAAATGGCTTTCAGGTTTTGCCTATCGGATTGACATCAGCATCTGGCCGTTCGCTTTGGCTATGGTAATATCAATGGCAATAACGTTAATAACAGTAAGCTTTCGATCTTATAAAGCCGCGAATGCAAATACTATTGATGCACTTAAATATGAATAA
- a CDS encoding ABC transporter permease has translation MFKLNLKIALRNLFKNKVYAAINIGGLAIGLTSCLLLLLYAGYEWGYDKQFKNSPHIYQVMINLNDQKGEVIRTINQSQNVMLAALKEEFPDVLYGARITDVYKRLVANGEESLKLDSRYVDPDFLKLFDYHFISGNPTKALNDPNSIVLTETAAKRIFGTTDVLNRKVRFENQVDIKVTAVIKDLPANVTYGFESLTTFTLYENLNQWPKKPNWGSHDYYTLVKLNENIDIEAFNVKLKGFVGKHFSAAKEDVFIYPLTKLHLYGAFLNGKSTGGNIRQVQLFVGLSIGILFIACINFMNLATASTQGRAKEIGVKKTMGASRTDLVFQFMLESFILTLISILLSIMLLEFSLPMFNRLLGIEIVFDYLNPTNWILMLSVLVITGFIAGSYPSFYLSGFNVIQSLKKSLNFKKGYALTFRQVLVVIQFGFSVILIAATITIYKQIQFIKNIPLGYRSNGLLEVAHEGLLYEKFNLLKTRLLSSGAVVGVTQSSGSISNKNSSIRGLGWVGMSESDKMIDFDQIYTTYDFTKTVNVRLLAGRDFDRKFASDTAAILLSKKAIEVMHLKSPVGTSIVYQGIKRNVVGVFDNIVWGDPSKVAAPMVIAYADISDVITMRLNPDKSLSESISIINKLLKEVNPNFPVEIKFIDGLNEIKLKNEKILGTLANLFGCLAVFISCLGLFGLSSFSTAQRIKEVSIRKILGASITELMTLLSSSFLKLIFIAVVIALPVAYYIMNNWLMHFELRTSLNLWVFMATATLTLLISILTITWQTYRAAKTNAVDALKYE, from the coding sequence ATGTTCAAACTCAACCTCAAAATCGCACTGCGAAACTTATTTAAAAACAAAGTTTATGCAGCTATAAACATTGGTGGCTTGGCTATTGGCTTAACCTCTTGCTTATTACTGTTATTATATGCCGGTTATGAGTGGGGCTATGATAAACAGTTTAAAAACTCACCTCATATCTATCAGGTCATGATCAATTTAAATGATCAGAAAGGAGAGGTGATCAGAACAATAAACCAATCGCAGAATGTGATGTTGGCTGCGCTTAAAGAAGAATTTCCTGATGTATTATATGGCGCCAGGATTACTGATGTTTATAAAAGATTGGTGGCCAATGGAGAAGAAAGTTTAAAATTAGATAGCAGGTACGTTGATCCGGATTTTTTAAAATTATTTGATTATCATTTTATCAGTGGAAATCCTACAAAGGCATTAAATGATCCTAATTCTATCGTTTTAACTGAAACAGCAGCAAAAAGGATATTCGGTACAACAGATGTGCTTAATCGAAAAGTAAGATTCGAAAATCAGGTTGATATAAAAGTTACAGCGGTAATAAAAGACCTTCCTGCCAATGTTACCTATGGTTTCGAGTCCTTAACTACATTTACCTTATATGAAAATTTAAACCAGTGGCCAAAAAAGCCAAATTGGGGTAGTCATGATTATTACACCTTAGTAAAATTAAATGAAAATATAGATATAGAAGCCTTTAATGTAAAATTAAAAGGTTTTGTAGGCAAACACTTTTCTGCAGCTAAAGAAGATGTATTTATTTATCCTTTAACAAAATTACACTTATACGGAGCATTTTTAAATGGTAAAAGCACTGGGGGCAATATTAGGCAGGTGCAACTGTTTGTTGGTTTGTCGATAGGCATTCTATTTATTGCCTGTATTAATTTTATGAATTTGGCAACCGCCAGCACACAAGGCAGGGCAAAAGAAATTGGCGTTAAAAAAACAATGGGTGCATCCAGGACAGATCTTGTTTTTCAGTTTATGCTGGAATCATTTATTTTAACCCTGATAAGCATATTATTAAGCATTATGCTACTCGAATTCAGTTTGCCAATGTTTAACCGGTTATTAGGGATTGAAATTGTGTTTGATTACCTCAATCCAACCAACTGGATATTGATGCTTAGTGTTTTGGTTATAACCGGCTTCATAGCAGGGAGCTATCCTTCATTTTACCTTTCTGGTTTTAACGTGATACAATCACTCAAAAAATCCTTAAATTTTAAAAAAGGATATGCCTTAACTTTCAGGCAGGTTTTGGTTGTCATACAATTTGGCTTTTCGGTAATATTGATTGCAGCAACCATAACCATTTATAAACAAATCCAGTTTATTAAAAACATACCTTTAGGTTACAGATCAAATGGACTGCTGGAAGTAGCTCACGAAGGATTGCTTTATGAAAAATTCAACCTGTTAAAAACAAGATTACTCTCCAGTGGCGCTGTTGTAGGCGTAACACAATCATCTGGCAGTATTTCTAACAAAAACAGCAGTATAAGAGGTCTGGGCTGGGTTGGGATGTCCGAAAGTGATAAAATGATCGATTTTGATCAGATCTACACCACTTATGATTTTACTAAAACGGTAAACGTCAGGTTGTTGGCCGGGAGGGATTTTGATCGGAAATTTGCTTCAGATACAGCGGCAATACTTTTGAGCAAAAAAGCGATTGAAGTAATGCACCTGAAAAGTCCGGTTGGTACCAGCATTGTATACCAGGGAATAAAAAGGAATGTGGTAGGGGTTTTTGATAATATTGTCTGGGGCGACCCAAGTAAAGTTGCCGCACCTATGGTTATTGCTTATGCAGATATCAGTGATGTAATTACCATGCGCTTAAATCCCGACAAAAGCTTAAGTGAAAGCATCAGTATTATTAATAAGTTGTTAAAAGAAGTAAACCCAAATTTTCCTGTCGAAATCAAATTTATTGATGGTTTAAACGAAATTAAACTTAAAAATGAAAAGATTTTGGGCACCTTGGCAAATCTATTTGGATGTTTGGCCGTTTTCATATCTTGTTTAGGTTTGTTCGGCCTTTCATCTTTTAGTACTGCACAAAGAATCAAGGAAGTAAGTATCCGAAAAATCTTAGGCGCTTCAATTACGGAGTTGATGACTTTGCTTTCTTCAAGTTTTTTGAAATTAATATTTATTGCAGTCGTAATTGCACTGCCAGTTGCCTATTATATTATGAATAACTGGTTAATGCATTTCGAACTCAGAACAAGCTTAAATTTGTGGGTGTTTATGGCAACAGCAACACTTACACTGTTAATTTCAATTTTAACAATTACCTGGCAAACCTATCGCGCCGCAAAAACAAATGCAGTTGATGCTTTAAAATACGAATAA
- a CDS encoding ABC transporter ATP-binding protein yields MIQLTNIEKYYANKGVKNYVLRLVTTTIKQGEFVSIMGPSGAGKSTLLNIIGMLEEPTYGTYEFLGENVTSLNERKRIELYRNHIGFVFQAYHLIDEMTVYENIEAPLLYKKIGSSERASRIADLLDRFNIVAKKDLFPNQLSGGQQQLVGIARALAAQPSIILADEPTGNLQSAQAEEIMGLFKKLNEEDGITIIQVTHSEKNAQYGSRILHIADGLVKEDVQVS; encoded by the coding sequence ATGATACAATTAACCAACATCGAAAAATACTACGCAAACAAAGGCGTTAAAAATTATGTACTCCGTTTGGTAACCACAACCATTAAACAAGGAGAATTTGTTTCCATTATGGGACCATCAGGAGCCGGAAAATCTACCTTGCTCAACATTATTGGCATGCTCGAAGAACCAACCTACGGTACTTACGAATTTTTGGGAGAAAATGTAACCTCGCTTAACGAACGCAAACGCATTGAACTTTACCGCAATCACATCGGTTTTGTATTTCAGGCTTACCATTTAATTGATGAGATGACGGTGTACGAAAACATTGAAGCTCCTTTATTGTACAAAAAAATTGGTAGTTCTGAACGAGCCAGTAGGATTGCAGATCTTTTAGACCGCTTTAATATCGTAGCCAAAAAAGATTTATTCCCGAACCAATTATCAGGAGGTCAGCAACAATTGGTGGGTATTGCCCGGGCACTAGCTGCACAACCTTCTATTATTTTGGCCGATGAGCCAACAGGAAATCTGCAATCTGCACAGGCCGAAGAAATTATGGGCCTTTTTAAAAAGCTCAATGAAGAAGATGGCATTACCATTATCCAGGTTACCCATTCAGAAAAAAATGCGCAGTATGGTAGCCGGATATTACACATTGCTGATGGCCTTGTAAAAGAAGATGTACAGGTCAGTTAA
- a CDS encoding HTTM domain-containing protein: MNIISKTNKILDHFLFKPIQTNVFAFFRIAVSIHCIIFILSIYAEMHQFFGLSGFSNREVTETFIRLKFIPRLSWFNDILGGLFSSDNQMLHFILLIHLLFIITMLFGLFTRLSALITLFIHLCIIQSNTFFLYGMDYFTTISLFFCTFMPVTDFSLDEFLLKLKTASPEFRRFCLRFIQIQMCFIYFFGGFHKAIGINWWNGESMWKALTRPPFNNFDFSFMAQYPKIFMLMGWATVVHEILYPFMAFTRFFRKYWILAIITMHLCIGIFMGLYLFASIMIILNITAFLSKELDAVSSSSKLFTASVFHKVKQLHYPHFKFALRIFKHIKN, encoded by the coding sequence ATGAATATCATATCGAAAACAAATAAGATTTTAGATCATTTCTTATTTAAACCTATACAAACCAATGTCTTTGCTTTTTTCAGGATAGCTGTTAGCATACATTGCATTATTTTTATACTGAGTATTTATGCTGAAATGCATCAGTTTTTCGGGTTATCGGGTTTTTCGAACCGCGAGGTTACTGAAACTTTTATCCGGTTGAAATTTATTCCACGGCTGAGTTGGTTTAACGATATTTTGGGCGGTTTGTTTAGTTCTGATAACCAAATGCTTCATTTCATTTTATTGATCCACCTGCTTTTTATCATCACGATGTTGTTTGGCCTCTTCACCAGGCTTTCTGCCCTTATCACTTTATTTATCCACCTCTGTATCATACAATCGAATACGTTCTTTTTATATGGAATGGACTATTTTACTACCATTTCCCTGTTCTTCTGCACCTTTATGCCGGTTACTGATTTTTCTTTGGACGAATTTCTGCTCAAGCTTAAAACTGCCTCTCCGGAGTTCAGAAGATTCTGCTTACGTTTTATACAGATCCAGATGTGTTTTATTTATTTTTTTGGCGGCTTTCATAAAGCCATCGGCATAAACTGGTGGAATGGCGAAAGCATGTGGAAAGCTTTAACCCGTCCGCCATTTAATAATTTTGACTTTTCATTTATGGCACAATACCCAAAAATATTTATGTTGATGGGCTGGGCTACAGTAGTGCACGAAATCCTTTATCCTTTTATGGCCTTTACCAGGTTTTTCAGAAAATACTGGATACTGGCCATTATCACCATGCATCTCTGTATTGGTATTTTTATGGGGCTTTACCTATTTGCATCGATCATGATCATTTTAAACATTACTGCATTTTTAAGCAAGGAACTTGATGCAGTTTCGAGCAGCTCAAAGCTATTCACGGCAAGCGTATTCCATAAAGTAAAGCAACTGCATTATCCACACTTTAAATTCGCATTGCGGATATTTAAACATATCAAAAATTGA
- a CDS encoding sensor histidine kinase — MDTEEKEFYNAVLIAAAIIGFIMLYFIVSMIMQHRKSRRLSKDRILAEIKTLENERRRIASDLHDEIGPLLSTVKFQIAHLDADTDEMQHLIRSSGKHIDTIIQRMREISTNLMPYMLERKGLVWAIQDFINRVQQNGALKIVFKHHLNKRLTADIELNVYRIVQEILHNTIKHAKANLLMIVLEENDEVLRLQTTDDGIGFDFQEIIKQNSGLGLLNLQSRIEVMKGTVRIPSPNNGKGVTYTFEIPVKADKK; from the coding sequence ATGGATACCGAAGAAAAAGAATTTTATAATGCCGTATTAATTGCTGCTGCAATTATTGGATTCATTATGCTTTATTTTATTGTATCCATGATTATGCAGCACCGAAAAAGCCGGCGGTTATCAAAAGACAGGATATTGGCAGAAATCAAAACACTGGAAAACGAAAGGCGGAGGATTGCATCTGATCTGCATGATGAAATAGGACCATTGCTCTCTACTGTTAAATTCCAGATCGCCCATCTGGATGCAGATACTGATGAAATGCAACATTTGATCCGCTCATCAGGAAAGCATATTGATACCATTATTCAACGGATGCGCGAAATTTCGACCAATTTAATGCCCTATATGTTGGAAAGAAAGGGGTTGGTATGGGCCATTCAGGATTTTATTAACCGTGTGCAACAGAACGGAGCCCTTAAGATTGTGTTTAAACATCACCTCAATAAACGTTTAACAGCCGATATAGAACTGAACGTGTACCGCATTGTACAGGAAATTTTGCACAATACCATCAAACATGCAAAAGCAAATCTACTGATGATTGTTTTGGAAGAAAATGATGAGGTACTACGTTTGCAGACAACCGACGATGGTATCGGTTTTGATTTTCAGGAAATTATAAAGCAGAATTCCGGACTTGGTCTGCTCAACCTGCAAAGTCGTATAGAGGTAATGAAAGGTACGGTTAGAATACCTTCACCAAATAATGGGAAAGGAGTAACGTACACTTTTGAAATTCCGGTTAAAGCTGATAAAAAATGA
- a CDS encoding response regulator transcription factor has translation MMNEEKIRIIIADDHVVFREGLAMVLSNKDNIELVGAAGNGEQLVKLAINLKPHVVITDIKMPVMDGIEAVKQMVKLNPDPGIIALSMFDEEDLIVEMLEAGARGYLLKNADKNDIYDAITAVATGNNFYCKTTSAKLATVIAKSRAKKDNRPSDANFSEREIEIIKLICKEFTNKKIADQLYLSVRTVEGYRAKLLEKMQVKNSIGLAIHAFQLGIISGIEENG, from the coding sequence ATGATGAATGAAGAAAAAATCAGAATTATTATTGCCGATGATCATGTGGTTTTCAGGGAAGGACTGGCCATGGTGCTCAGCAATAAAGATAACATAGAACTCGTAGGAGCTGCCGGTAACGGTGAGCAATTGGTAAAACTGGCCATAAATCTGAAACCCCATGTCGTAATAACCGATATCAAAATGCCGGTTATGGATGGCATTGAGGCTGTAAAACAAATGGTTAAACTTAATCCGGATCCGGGTATTATTGCACTTTCCATGTTTGATGAAGAAGATCTGATTGTAGAAATGTTAGAAGCAGGCGCAAGAGGATACCTGCTTAAAAATGCCGATAAAAATGATATTTACGATGCCATTACTGCAGTAGCAACAGGCAATAATTTTTATTGCAAAACCACCTCTGCCAAATTGGCTACCGTGATTGCCAAAAGCAGGGCAAAAAAGGATAACAGGCCCAGTGATGCTAATTTTTCTGAACGTGAAATTGAAATCATTAAGCTTATCTGCAAGGAATTTACTAACAAAAAAATTGCCGACCAGCTTTATCTTAGTGTCAGGACAGTTGAAGGATACCGGGCTAAATTATTGGAAAAAATGCAGGTTAAAAATTCAATTGGGCTGGCCATTCATGCTTTTCAGCTGGGAATCATCAGTGGCATAGAAGAAAATGGGTGA
- a CDS encoding ABC transporter substrate-binding protein — translation MQKNFTDQLGREIKINFPPKRIISVVPSQTELLFDLGLDQEIIGLTKFCIHPIEKFATRTKVGGTKKLNIDLIKDLKPDLIIGNKEENTQGDIEELAEYFPVWMSDIFTLDDATKTIAAIGALVDREPEASYLNHLISAGFNDLKTLALQHHIDKKVAYLIWRKPYMAAGKNTFIDDVLLINGMTNVIKEERYPTVTLEKLKTTNCELILLSSEPYPFGEKHIEEIQAAIPGAKIMLVDGEMFSWYGSRLVKAVQYFFEFQKQVY, via the coding sequence ATGCAAAAAAACTTTACCGATCAGCTCGGAAGAGAAATTAAAATTAATTTTCCACCCAAACGGATTATTTCTGTTGTTCCTTCCCAAACAGAGCTGCTGTTTGATCTGGGGCTTGATCAGGAAATTATCGGATTAACCAAGTTTTGCATCCATCCGATAGAAAAGTTTGCAACGCGAACCAAAGTAGGAGGGACGAAAAAGCTTAATATCGATTTAATTAAAGATTTAAAACCAGATCTGATTATCGGCAACAAAGAAGAAAATACTCAGGGTGATATAGAAGAACTTGCAGAATATTTTCCTGTTTGGATGAGCGATATTTTTACCCTTGATGATGCCACGAAAACCATTGCCGCAATAGGGGCGCTGGTAGATCGTGAACCTGAAGCCAGTTACCTGAACCACCTGATTTCTGCCGGATTTAACGATCTGAAAACACTCGCATTACAACATCATATCGATAAAAAAGTGGCTTACCTTATCTGGCGAAAGCCATATATGGCCGCAGGAAAAAATACATTTATTGATGATGTTCTGCTGATTAACGGTATGACGAATGTGATTAAAGAGGAGCGTTATCCTACAGTAACGTTGGAAAAATTGAAAACGACAAATTGTGAACTGATTTTACTTTCATCAGAGCCTTATCCTTTTGGAGAAAAACATATCGAAGAAATACAGGCGGCCATACCCGGTGCTAAAATTATGCTGGTTGATGGCGAAATGTTCAGTTGGTATGGAAGCAGGTTGGTTAAAGCCGTTCAGTATTTTTTCGAATTCCAAAAACAAGTTTATTAA
- the tig gene encoding trigger factor — protein sequence MNITQEKTGNLNAVVKIKIAPADYTGKVEKAIKDQAKKAQLPGFRKGMVPAAHIKKMYGKSILVEEVNNLLNDTLSNYIAEQKIEILGQPLPKMDDEREFKWDNTDDFEFDYELGLAPAFDVNLSSKDKFTEYVIKADQETLESRIKNIRRSYGKMTNPEVSADDDVLYAELNQVTEDGTAVEGGITSTASVRLDQIKDKKILKSLIGLKKDDEVTIDIQKAFEDAAVIAKALNISEEEAAALKANFKLHVKNVNRLEESDLNQEFFDKLFGEGTVTDEAGFKARITEEVEGMFKQDAERKLSNDIYEALLAKHTFELPDEFLRRWLKATNEKLTDEELAEGYDDFAKNLKWTLIENKIIKDNSIEIKYEDVVQAAKAKLDAQFRMYSPSPLPEDQLAQYAVQFLQEKENANRVFEEVKALKTFEQIKSVVTLEQKDIDYDKFVALVEKKA from the coding sequence ATGAATATTACACAGGAAAAAACCGGCAACTTAAATGCTGTTGTAAAAATCAAGATCGCACCTGCTGATTACACTGGAAAAGTAGAGAAAGCCATTAAAGATCAAGCTAAAAAAGCACAATTACCTGGTTTCCGTAAAGGAATGGTTCCTGCTGCCCACATTAAAAAAATGTATGGCAAAAGTATCCTGGTAGAAGAGGTTAACAACTTGTTAAACGATACCTTATCTAACTATATCGCTGAGCAAAAAATAGAAATTTTAGGTCAACCGCTTCCTAAAATGGACGATGAACGCGAATTTAAATGGGACAATACAGATGATTTCGAATTTGATTATGAGTTAGGTTTAGCGCCGGCTTTTGATGTAAATCTTTCATCTAAAGATAAATTTACTGAATACGTAATTAAAGCGGATCAGGAAACTTTAGAAAGCCGTATCAAAAATATCCGCCGTAGTTATGGTAAAATGACTAATCCAGAGGTTTCGGCTGATGATGATGTACTTTACGCCGAATTAAACCAGGTAACTGAAGATGGTACTGCTGTTGAAGGTGGTATTACCAGTACTGCAAGTGTTCGTTTAGATCAAATTAAAGATAAAAAGATTCTTAAATCACTAATTGGTTTAAAGAAAGATGACGAAGTAACCATCGACATCCAGAAAGCATTTGAAGATGCTGCCGTAATTGCAAAAGCTTTAAATATTTCAGAAGAAGAAGCAGCTGCTTTAAAGGCAAACTTCAAACTTCACGTTAAAAACGTTAACCGTTTAGAAGAATCTGACTTAAACCAGGAGTTTTTTGATAAATTATTTGGTGAGGGTACAGTAACCGACGAAGCTGGTTTCAAAGCTAGAATTACCGAAGAAGTAGAAGGTATGTTTAAACAGGATGCTGAACGTAAATTATCAAACGATATTTATGAAGCACTTTTAGCTAAACACACTTTTGAATTGCCTGATGAATTTTTACGTCGTTGGTTGAAAGCTACAAACGAAAAATTAACTGACGAAGAATTAGCTGAAGGTTATGATGATTTCGCTAAAAACCTTAAATGGACTTTAATCGAAAATAAAATCATTAAAGATAACAGCATTGAAATTAAATATGAGGATGTAGTTCAGGCGGCTAAAGCTAAATTAGATGCGCAGTTCAGGATGTACAGCCCAAGCCCGCTTCCTGAAGATCAACTGGCTCAATATGCTGTTCAGTTTTTACAGGAAAAAGAAAATGCAAACCGTGTTTTCGAAGAGGTAAAAGCATTAAAAACTTTCGAACAAATCAAATCTGTTGTCACTTTAGAGCAAAAAGATATTGATTACGATAAGTTTGTGGCGCTCGTGGAGAAAAAAGCATAG
- a CDS encoding four helix bundle protein, translating to MAKFRFQDLLIWQRAIIVGNKLIDISEKLEEIKKFRYAEQLRGAALSVSNNIAEGSGSNSAADFKRFLNYAHRSIFENANILLVLNLRLLVSDKDLADLLEDLDILARMVSSFSKSLK from the coding sequence ATGGCAAAATTTAGATTTCAAGACTTGCTAATTTGGCAGAGAGCTATTATAGTAGGCAATAAATTAATTGATATTTCTGAAAAATTAGAAGAAATAAAAAAGTTTAGATACGCAGAGCAGCTTCGAGGAGCTGCTCTTAGCGTATCTAATAATATAGCAGAAGGGTCTGGTTCCAATTCCGCTGCCGATTTCAAACGTTTTTTAAACTATGCACATCGGTCTATTTTCGAAAATGCGAATATTCTTTTGGTGTTAAATTTAAGATTACTAGTTTCTGACAAGGATTTGGCAGATTTATTGGAAGATTTAGATATTTTAGCGAGAATGGTTTCCAGCTTTTCTAAAAGTTTGAAGTAA